TATGTAGATAATTCTAaagttttcacacacacacacacacaaagactgttaaaattaataaatgaattcagcaaactagcaggataaaaaaaatcaacacagaaaaatGACTTACATTTccatacactaacaatgaacaatctgaaaaggaaatcatGAAAACAGTTCCATTTACATTAGCATCAAAAGTAATAGAATGCTTAGGaattaaccaagaaggtgaaaacTTGTACaatgaaactacaaaacactcctgaaagaaaacaaagacataaataaatggaatgaaattccaTATTCACAGACTGAGTaacttaatattattaagatgtcaataacacccaaattgatctatagatttagtGGAATCCCTACTAAAATCCCAATAATATCTTGTGCAGAAATATAAAGAtccattctaaaattaatatggaatctcaagggatcCTGAACAGCCAAAAGAATAttgcaaaagaacaaagttgaaggtctcacacttcctaattttaaagcttactacaaagctacagtaatcaaaacagcatgaaaCTGGTGTAAGGACAGACATACACaccaatagaatacaatggagcTCAGAAGTAAACCCTCACATACATgctcaaatgatttttgacaggGGTGCCAAGACCAaccaatggggaaaagacagtcttttgaACAAATGGTGTTACGAAAATGGGATATCCACACGCAAAACAATGAAGCTGGACCCTTAcctaacaccatatacaaaaattaactccaaaaagtgactcaaaatgaatcaaagacctagACGtaggagctaaaactataaaaactcttaGAGACATAGGTGGCATGGTtccttagatatgacaccaaaggcaaagacaccaaaagaaaacatagacaaaTTGAAcctcatgaaaatttaaaattttctgatcaAAGGACACTGTGAACAGAGTAAAAAggtccacagaatgggagaaaatatctgataagggattagtACCCAGAATATACAGAAAAGTtgtaaaactcaacaacaaaacaactcaATTCAAAAATGGAGATaagaagccgggcacagtggctcatgcctgtaatcccagcactttgggaggccgaggtgggtggatcgcgaggtcaggagatcgagaccatcctggctaacacagtgaaaccccgtctctaccaaaaatacaaaaaattagccgggcgtggtggcagacgcctgtagtccctgctacttgggaggctgaggcaggagaatggcatgaacccaggaggcggagcttgcagtgagccgagattgtgccactgcactccagcctcggcgacagagcgagactctgtctcagaaaaaaaaaaaaaaaaaaaattggagataaGGAGggatgagtgaaaaaaaaaatggagaaaatacttgaatagaaatttctccaaagataaatggccagtaagcacatgaaatgaTACTTAAAGTCACAAATCATTAGGGAAAGCATATcaaatgagatactacttcacacccattagaatggctaccaccaaaaaaaaaacaaaaacaagtgctggtgaggatgtagaaaaacaatttggtttttttttttgagatggagtcttgctctgctgcccaggctgcagtgcagtggcacgatctcgactcactgcaagctccaccttctgggttcacgccattctcctgcctcagcctcccgagcagctgagactacaggtgcccaccaccacgcccagctaattttttgtatttttagtagagacggggtttcaccatgttaaccaggatggtctcgatctcctgacctcatgaccccgcccgcctcagcctcccaaagtgttgggattacaggcgtgagccaccgcacccggccctgaaaaatttaaaactttgtttatTGTTGGTAAGAATGTGAAAGGGTGCagctctgtggaaaacagtgtatgtcaggtcctcaaaaaactaaaaatagatttacTATATCATCTAGTAATTCTACTTCTGAGCATATACCCAACAGAGTTGAAAGtagggtcttgaagagatatttgttgTGCACTCATGTTTGGAGCAGCATTATTCGCAATAGGCAAAAGGTGGAGGCAACCCAAGCATCCATTGACACGTGATAGATAAGCAAAATGCAGCATATACAAGGAAATACTAATCCcctaaaaaggaaattctgacatatgctccaacattgatgaaccttgaggatattatgctaagtgtgAAATAAGCTagccataaaaagacaaatacttattattctacttatatgaggtacctagagtggTCAgattcatacagacagaaagtagaatggtggttttgAGGGGCTGGAGAAGGGAAAATGGGAAATTATTGCTTGACaggtacagaatttcagttttgcaagattgaagagttctggagacaaatggtggtgatggttgcataacaataCGAATCTACTTAATACCATTGAAGTATACACTAAAAATGGTTAGGATAGTAAATTTGATGTTAAGTATATTTCATcagatttttttaacatttttaaataaaccatAAAAAACTATGGTGCACTCACCCAGTATAGCACTACTCAGTagtaaaaggaatgaactatatATGCACACAGGATGGATGATTCTCAAGATAATTATGCTGCATGAAAGAAACCAGACCAAAAGAGAGTATAAATACTTTATGATTCCAATTGTGttaattctagaaaaggcaaacaaatctaaagtaaaaaatgtaaatcaacGGTTTCCTGGGGAAGGCAAGGAGGGACTGTCAAGGGGCATGAGGTAGCTTTGCAGGTGATGGATACGTTCATTATCATGATTATGGTATTGGTTCCCTGAGTGTACATAATGTATGTACAAAACTTACCAAATATGAATAATTATTGCATGACAATTACATATCAACAAAGCATTAAAAGAAACCGTTGCACATAAAAATCCAACCTCCCATTCATTTTAGAAATCCGATTTGGCAACCCTATATTGACTCTGCCATCTCTTTCTTCTTGCCTTGGGAGCAAAGAATGACTGGCTATGTCATAGATACTACAGTCCCTATAGTATAGGATCTGCTTTTTCTCAGTCCCTATTTTCCTACTAGCACAGCACTGGCCTTGAGATGCACAGCACAGAGATGGTAATCCACAAAACCAAAACCTTTAGATTATTTGCTCTGCCAGTAACATTAGTCATAGGACAGAGGTCTGAGGTCCTGAGAACTTCTGCAAACCCTGAATCGTGCACAGTCACATTCAAGGGAGCATTCACAGATGCACCTTTAGCACAGGTCCATTTCTGCTGGTTTGCTATAATCTCGCCTACTCCCTATTAATCACGTCCAGTTGTTTCTGTACAAATTATGGTCCCAGCTGGGCCTGGTATGTCTTACAGTTAAGAGATACCTGCCTAATGCTGAACTTCAGGGCATATGGCTCCTTGGCAGGTGCTAAACAGCATCTGCTTTACAGTGTTGGGGAATATGGGGCACCCCCTGGGAATAAGGGACCCAATTCATGCTGTTCCCACATGCACTGGAGGTTGTCACAACTGCCCCCTCCTCAGGGTAAAAATTCATGCCATTCAGACAATATTATACCCATAAATTCCTACAATTTTTCCTAGGAGGCCTTGGTGGCAATGCAAATGAGGTCAAATCTGGATTGACAGTTGTTCTCTGCCATCCTCCTGTCCACTCCAAGATAATCTGGAGACCCCTTCAGTTTGGTAGATCTTAACCCTGTTCTTGAACGACCCTACACAGTGATCAGAACATGGAAGATTAAAGGCGGCTTTATCATAAGGCCGTTATCATCGCATGAACCAGGGCAATGCACAGGAGATAAGTTGTTCTGCAGAGTAACATGAAGGCTGGACAAATCCTTCACAGGCATAACATGAGACCCACAATGTCCCAGAAAAAGGGAAACCTTCTCTAGAACAAGCTGTTGGCAAAACCCTACTCAGGTCTTCACAGCCAAAAGTTGGTCATGTCCACAGCTAAACCAGCCATACAGGGCAGGAGTGACATCGTCCCATGGCTTCAGACTACTCCTAATTCCCTTTAGGGAttggaaagagagaggagaggtctGCCTTCCCTGAGCACAGTGGAGTGGTGGACACACTCTTTGGAGAGCTGCAGTGTGTGGTGCTGACATGGCTTCTATCACAACCCCAGCAGTGAAAAAACGCTGATAAAATCCACGGTAAGATAATTTAACTTGTCTCCAGAAAGCTTCCAACACAGCTAGCATTCCTAGGGAAACTCCCCAGGGTGGGTACTTGGATAAACAAGTTTCAGCTTGTAGTTGACAACGCCCTCATAAGATCTGTTCTCAGAGCTTATCTCTGGTGTGTGCTGTGAACAGGGAAGGAGCACATTCTCCATGCTCCTTTCTCTGGTGTGAATCTTCTGATGCCGAATGAGGGTAGGCCTTTGgttgaaggctttcccacattcgcTGCATTCATAGGGCCTATCTGGTTTGTGAACTTTTAGGTGCTGCCTCAGATTGGACCTCTGCCTGAAGGTTTTCCCACATTCGCTGCACTCATAAGGCCGCTCGCCGGTGTGAAGTCTCCGGTGGTTATTGAGGCTGGAGCTTTGGTTAAAGAatttcccacattcactgcactGGTAAGGCCGTTCGCCAGTGTGAAGTCTCCGGTGGCTATTGAGGCTGGAGCTCTGGCTAAATAACTtcccacattcattgcattcaTAAGGCCGCTCACCAGTGTGAACTCGCTGATGTTTCATGAGGTCAGAGCTTCggctgaaggctttcccacactcgCCGCACCCGTGAGGCCGCTCGCCAGTGTGAACTATCTGATGTTGAATGAGGCTGGCGATGTGGCTGAAGAATTTCCCACATTCGTTACACTTGTAAGgtctttctccagtgtgaactctcCAATGTTTAATTAGGCTGGAGTTGCAGTTGAAAgatttcccacattcactgcactCATGGGCACTTCTGCCCGTATGAACCCTCTTATGATGAATAAGGTTGGAACGCTGGCTGAAGAACTTCCCACAGTCGCTGCACTCATATGGCTTTTCACCAGTGTGAACCCTCTTATGCTGAATGAGGTTGGAGCTTCGGCTGAAGAATTTCCCACAGTCACCACACACGTGAGGGCTTTCACCAGTGTGAACCCTGCGATGTTTaacaaggctggagtgctggcTGAAGAATTTCCCACATTCACAGCACTCATACGGTTTTCCTCTATTGTGAACTTTCTGGTGTTGAGTGAGGTCAGCGGCGTAACTGAAGAAGATTCCACATTTGCTGCATTCATAAGGCCTTTCTCTGCTGTGGATTCTCTGGTGCTGAACAAGAGTGGATTTGTCATTGAAGGCATCCCTAGATTCACAGCACTTGTTATGCCTTAGTGCAATGTGAAAATCCACCACACCTTCGGTGGCCTTGTGCGGCTCCCCATTGCTGGGAGCGATCTCATGCTGCAGAAACCCTGCTGTGGCCACAAAGtccttcccaccctccctgcAGGTGGAAAGCTGATCTGATGTGTGGTCTCCGCAGGTCTTTACAGGGGAAACCTGGCCCTCCTCCCTTCTGATAGGGTTGTGTACGTTCTGTTGCACCTGTTTCTGGGGAAGGTTTGCACTGAACTCAGAGGCTTTCACATATGCCTCACACACAAATGGTTTCTGCCTGGGATGTGTTGTCTGATGTTCAGCCAAATGCAAAATGTCTTTCAAACGTAGGCCACATATGTCACAGGGGCAGGTCTTCTGGGGGCACAGAGTTGCCTCGGGACTCCTGTCCTGTGCCACTCCTTCTACAGAAACATTATGCTCAGAAGGTAAGTCCTTGCCCTCTGTTCCACGGCAAAAATCTGAAAGCAAAGAAATGCTGGTGAAGTTCATATAAACTTTAATAGAAGGAAAGAGCCCCATCACCTATGCTTGGCTGACCCTAGAATAAGCCCATGGAATTGTTGGCAACACAAGAAGGCTCAGGTCAGGGTAAGGAATAATCTGCTCTGCCATACTGTGCCTAGCCAGGTCACAAAATACAGGAGGCCTTATCAGGACCAGGGACACAAGGATGGGGGACAGTATTGGGCAGAGAGGCAGGGTCTCCCACTCACTTCTCTTTAAAGGCCTTTTGGCAGGGCTTGGGCTGCTGGTAACCTGTGAGGGCTATGCAGTGAGAAGATCTAGACCCAGCAAAACCTGCAACTGAGTAGCTGGTGTTCAAGCACATCAAGGAAAAGCACGTATCTCACAACATATTAAGTGTAGGCCGGTGTTGGAAAGTGCCACAGAGGAAGCTGAAAGAGAGAAACGGAGGCCAGAAAAGTGGGGCACAGCCAAGGGGCCCAACTCAGAATAGTAATGACAAGTAGATAATGTGTCAAGCATGGGGAAGGAAAAGCAGAGACGTGGTCTGGCTACTGGCATTGGTATCAAATGATGATGAATACGAGAGAAGATGCTGGTATGATGTAAACACAGTGGTGATGTCACATCCTCCCCTAGCTCCCATCGCTGCTTACCAGAGCCAGGCCTGCCATAAGCCCCTCTGGCCATGGCTGAAGTCATATCCACACTGTCAGGCACCCAGGGCTCTTTCCCCATCTCCAACTGGGAAACGATGTGGGACCTGAAAGATATAAGTCCTAAGGGAAAGACAGAATGGATCAGTGGACAGCACCTGCCCAGTTGAACTACCCCATGATAGACTACAGGACAGGAAACTCCGTATGACACAGGGACATTGGGTGGTCACGGCAAGCAGTAACCACATCAGTGATTGGAATTCCTGGCACAGTCAGGCTTAGGAAATATTAGCAAGAGGAAAGGCACAGAATCTAAACCACAGAACTGTCAGATCTGGATAATCACCCAGGAGGGAATGGCCAAGTCAGAGGGAGTCATGCAGCTAACCGCAAGACCCCTCATGCCTGGAGCTTTCCTGCAAGGCTTCAGGCAACAGGTGTGGGGGCCGCCGAGGGAGAGGAGGGAACAATGCACATAGCTCAGCCCCAGAAGCCACAACACACTTACCAGGAAAGTGGGGATGGAAGTGCCAGCGGTCTGGCTGTGGGAAGGAAAGAGCTGTTTCTTGGGCAAAGGGGACAGGCAAGTGGGGATGGAAGTGCCAGCGGTCTGGCTGTGGGAAGGAAAGAGCTGTTTCTTGGGCAAAGGGGACAGGCAGAGAGGAGCTCAGGACACCGGGGTAGGGGTGACAGCCTTACCCAGCGAGGCTATAAGTGCAAAGTTTTCCAGCATCACATCGCAGTACAGGAGTCTCTGAGCCTCATCGAGGAGCACCCACTCCTCCTGGGAGAAGTAAATGGTCACGTCCTCAAAGGTCACGCAGCCCTGCCATGATGGGGACAGTTCGTTCCATGATCAGTCTCTGTCCTTGGGACTCCCTACCCATCCCCTGCTCACTCTCCTCCCCAGCTCCACAGCTCCAGGAGGTAGCAGGCCCTGGTTCTGTGGGCGCCTCATGTGACCACTGTGTCAGCCCACAGCAGCAACAGGCAGGGCGCAGAGAGGTACTCTCTAAGCTCTGGGCCTAAAGTCCAGGGCCCAGCTCCCTCTTCTGCCAGCCTCTTCCCCTAGTGTCACCAACGTCATGCTTCTCAGACACAAATGTGGGCTTCTCCTTTAAACCCCAGTCCAGAGCCCTGGGGTGAACAGCTCACACTCCCTCCCACGTGCATTTCACTCTTTGGACTGCACCACCCTCACAGCTCCAGACCTTCACCACGGCCTCCCACTGCCACTGCTACCCTCTCCCCATCCTGGCCCCTATCCTAGCCATCTCCATGGGCTCCCATGTGTCACTCTGCACATGGCATCCAGAGAGTGCCTGGCAAACACAACCACCATCCCAGCCTGCCCCAGACCTTTGATGGCCTCCACTGCCAAGGGCAACACCCAGGTAAGGGGGAGAGGGAGCGCTCCACCCTTGCCTTGTAGCCCCCTAC
This portion of the Pongo abelii isolate AG06213 chromosome 20, NHGRI_mPonAbe1-v2.0_pri, whole genome shotgun sequence genome encodes:
- the ZNF792 gene encoding zinc finger protein 792 isoform X2, giving the protein MAAAALRDPAQGCVTFEDVTIYFSQEEWVLLDEAQRLLYCDVMLENFALIASLGLISFRSHIVSQLEMGKEPWVPDSVDMTSAMARGAYGRPGSDFCRGTEGKDLPSEHNVSVEGVAQDRSPEATLCPQKTCPCDICGLRLKDILHLAEHQTTHPRQKPFVCEAYVKASEFSANLPQKQVQQNVHNPIRREEGQVSPVKTCGDHTSDQLSTCREGGKDFVATAGFLQHEIAPSNGEPHKATEGVVDFHIALRHNKCCESRDAFNDKSTLVQHQRIHSRERPYECSKCGIFFSYAADLTQHQKVHNRGKPYECCECGKFFSQHSSLVKHRRVHTGESPHVCGDCGKFFSRSSNLIQHKRVHTGEKPYECSDCGKFFSQRSNLIHHKRVHTGRSAHECSECGKSFNCNSSLIKHWRVHTGERPYKCNECGKFFSHIASLIQHQIVHTGERPHGCGECGKAFSRSSDLMKHQRVHTGERPYECNECGKLFSQSSSLNSHRRLHTGERPYQCSECGKFFNQSSSLNNHRRLHTGERPYECSECGKTFRQRSNLRQHLKVHKPDRPYECSECGKAFNQRPTLIRHQKIHTRERSMENVLLPCSQHTPEISSENRSYEGVVNYKLKLVYPSTHPGEFP
- the ZNF792 gene encoding zinc finger protein 792 isoform X1 codes for the protein MTVREMATVPAASVGAGTSCTAASQGCVTFEDVTIYFSQEEWVLLDEAQRLLYCDVMLENFALIASLGLISFRSHIVSQLEMGKEPWVPDSVDMTSAMARGAYGRPGSDFCRGTEGKDLPSEHNVSVEGVAQDRSPEATLCPQKTCPCDICGLRLKDILHLAEHQTTHPRQKPFVCEAYVKASEFSANLPQKQVQQNVHNPIRREEGQVSPVKTCGDHTSDQLSTCREGGKDFVATAGFLQHEIAPSNGEPHKATEGVVDFHIALRHNKCCESRDAFNDKSTLVQHQRIHSRERPYECSKCGIFFSYAADLTQHQKVHNRGKPYECCECGKFFSQHSSLVKHRRVHTGESPHVCGDCGKFFSRSSNLIQHKRVHTGEKPYECSDCGKFFSQRSNLIHHKRVHTGRSAHECSECGKSFNCNSSLIKHWRVHTGERPYKCNECGKFFSHIASLIQHQIVHTGERPHGCGECGKAFSRSSDLMKHQRVHTGERPYECNECGKLFSQSSSLNSHRRLHTGERPYQCSECGKFFNQSSSLNNHRRLHTGERPYECSECGKTFRQRSNLRQHLKVHKPDRPYECSECGKAFNQRPTLIRHQKIHTRERSMENVLLPCSQHTPEISSENRSYEGVVNYKLKLVYPSTHPGEFP